The sequence TTTGTATATAGCTTGTGAGAAACTGAACATAAGATTTGCATACGGAGTATAAGAAAGCAAATTGGGGAATCTTTTCAAAGTTTACTCTCGATGCTGTAGGTTTTGTTAGCTGTCTCCTAGGCTTCTTTGACTATAAGAGTGCTGGGAGTGGAGCTCGTCTCCTACCCGTCGGGTGCTGCGTCGCAAGTCTCCCCACTCCCCCACCCCGTCGGTTGCTTCGTCCCACCCTTGTCAGTCTCCCATGCGACGGAAACAATGCAACTTTCGACCGtttgataaataaaataaaaaaattaaaataattaaaataaaaatgaaaGTAGCCGTTtgggagtatttttttttttttttaaatcttctaTATATATACATCCATTTTACTCAACTCATATTCACACAATCAAATCCAAATTCtctcatcaaaatcaatatatTTCTTTAAAAAATGAGTAGTTCCGACGAAGAAAGTTTGGTGAACGCGATGAAAAATATTTTTGCTTATCGAAATAACGTGGTAATTCCTAGAGAGGTCGAGGAACAAAATGAGGCTCAAAGCTCAAGACGAAAAGGTCGCTACATTTATCGTGATCGTGTAGAAGCGCACAATCGTTTGATGAAAGATTACTTTGTTCAAGATCCGAAGTATCCCCCTGAATATTTCAAACGGCGTTATCGAATATCACAAAGTCTTCTTGAAAAAATAATTGAAGGTATACTTTCTTACTCTACTCGTCCCGATGCACCAGAGTATTTTACTTATTTTCAACAACGTCCCGATGCACGTGGTGTTCTCGGAGTATCTACTATTTTAAAAGTCACGTCTGCCATTCGTCAATTAACATACGGTGATTCACCGGATCTATTTGACGAATATTTACAAATTTCAGAGAGAACATCACGTGAGTCTTTGCAAAATTTTACAAGATGTATTATAGATTTGTATGCTAATGTATACATGAGAGAACCAACCGAGGACGATATACGTCGGTTCTATCATAAACATGAAGAACTTCACGGCTTTCCTGGAATGCTTGGAAGCATTGATTGTATGTATTGGGCTTGGGGAAAATGTCCAAATGCATGGAAAGGGCAATTCACACGAGGCAATCACGGTTACCCGACAATCATGTTGGAAGCCGTTGCATAGCATGACAATTGGATTTGGCATGCATATTTTGGAATGGCAGGTTCGAACAATGACTTGAATGTCCTTAATGCATCTCCATTGTTTGATAGTTTACTAACTGACACGGCTCCTCAAGTTCCATACGAAATTGGGGACATTGATTTTGATCGAGCCTACTATCTTGCCGATGGGATTTACCCTTCGTGCGCTTCTTTCGTTAAGGGATTCTCAAGTGTTGTTGATGCAAAAAGGAAATACTTTACAAAGAAACAATCTGCAGCTCGTAAAGACGTTGAGAGGACATTTGGAATTTTGCAAAGTCGTTGGGGTATTTTAAGACAACCTGCTAGGGGATATAGCGTAAACACAATCGAAAGAATTATGTATGGTTGCCTCATATTGCACAACATGATAATTGAAGACAATGGTTTTAACATCGCTGAAAATAAATCTTACTACTTGCCTGTCAACAACCTACAAGGATCAACTTGGTACAAAAGGTGTGATGTATATGCCGAGAAGACAAAAGAACTGCGTGACAAAGACGAGCATGAGTATCTTCGACATACTCTTGTTTCACATCTATGTCATAATCGCGATGACGAAATAGTTAACGAATTGTAACTTTTTAATCGCGAtaacgtaatgtttttttttttttttaatttttaggaatcgtatgttttttaatttttaggaAATGTAATGTTTTTTTGATTTTTAATGAAAGTTGTTTCCatttatgttaatttttataattttatcaatttatgttatatttaaaatcattaaaataataataaaaatataagttGAAATGCCCAACTGACATAGGTCACCACCCTTCATtttttctgactcagcaagtcaGGCCTGACATCTCAAGTGACAtcagtcaccactcccagtgctctaaAATCAACTTCCAACTTAGATTTCCATGAACTACCCTTCACCTTTTCATTAAAGTTTTGAAAACACCCTCATACCAAAGGTTTAAAAAGACTttagacggggccgaaacggtagcgacctcaaaacgtcgcaacggaaaaacggggccgagacggggtcgaaacgcaTGTCGACTaatgttgacttatatatatatatatatatatatatatatatatatatatatatatatatatatatatatatatatatatatatatatatatatatcgttgacaagtttgtacctataattgatattagcgttaatataatacaaaatgaaatactaaactaaatcaattttgattgatttgaccgacttatgaccgattttaacagaatttctgacttttgaccggcgttgacccaattttcCCTGCATTTGAcatgacttttgaccgttgaccggcttataagaaaacgagATGGGGTCGAAACAGTTTAGTCGCCAAAACGCCGCAACAGGCGCCTTTTACAACAGTGCTCATACATACATGTGTGTTTCATGTGTATAAAACTCTAGGAAACTCAAATATTCAGTTCCTATAAAGAAAATAGAAGGTTAATTTTTTTTTGGACATGAGTTTGAGATTATCCAGGGGACTTAATAATCCACGCGTTCATCTCCTATAGTTGCATAACTCGCCCCCAACTACTGTGCTGGAGGAAACACGGATCAATCCGAAGGCATGACCGGTAAAACCCCTCATCCCCACTgcccccgcactaagcgaaaggcgacctgggtagatacttcaggtcagggataacattAAGTGCAATGTTGTAGCCTAGCGGAGTCGAGCTTCTTACCTCTCGttaagagaggcagaccactacaGCTAAACTACAACTCAATGTAAATTAAAGCACTAAACCATGATCAGTCAATCAATACCCTTAACTGTATTTACTGAAGCTTCAACATAAAACCATAAAAATCAATCTCATGAAAAATAGCCTTAAATTTGATTCTTGGTATTTACGTTTGAGCTTAATTATAAGGGTTTCGAGGAATATAATCACTATAGTCGCTAAGTTGCCCCATATAACCCATTAGGCCTGTTTTCATTTCAGATAATTCTTGTGACAAAGTGTAGCCCGAGTTACGTAAACGGGTCAAAACTCAAAAATTCCCATATCTACCATCAATTAGTTACAAATTGCCTTTTCTATTGTGGTCATACACGCCTTCGATATACAACTTTTTACCCAAGATCCCCTCTTGCAACCATTGCCTTGGAAAAAAAAAGAAGCAAAACAACCACATTAGGAGGCAGGGAATATATTGTATGCGTCTTCATGTAGATAATGACTTGGgtaattaacgattacaatatttgGTAAAGCCTTAGAAAACAAAATAAAGTACCCATAAAAAGGATTGAAGAAATGGATGtttttcaaaagtctagaacaaaGTGGAATTTGGAAGGTGACGAAAACACAAAATTTTTTCATGGTTTGATCAATCAAGAAAGGAGACATTAGAATATCCGTGGTTTATGGTTGATGGAGTATGGATTATGGATCCTAATGGTATCAAATTGCTTTTTTGAATTCTATAAAGATAAATTTGAAAGCGAACCAATTCCTGACATATTCAATAATTTGGTTCCTGAGAACAAATTTTTTGATTTCAAAAGTTCCTGGTTGGAAAGAGAGTTTTGTGGATCAGAAATCTATTCTAATCTATTATTTGGCTATAAACATGATGTCATAAAAAGAGTATTTCTtttgtaaaaaaaatcaaaaaGTAAAGAGAAAAAAGGAGAGAGCTCCTTGTGATATcataatgtaatttttttttcattttttagcTACTATTTAAAACAATTTacctattaaaaaaaaaattacaattttttttttttttgaaaaaaagcaGTATGCGCTCGTGCACAGTATTCAATCAAAAAAGAAGCCATTCTGACACCTTCTCTAACACGCCTGCCTCTTCACTCCTCCCTCTTCACTTCATGATTTCAGATCTCAAAAAAACCCTAAATCTTTCAATTAAAAGACATAAGAATTCAACTTCAAATTTACAATATCAGTTGGTTATTTGATTCATCTGACCTCGGCACCTTcttcttcatcctttcatgttAGAGTTTCTTTTCTTCAAATAATTTAGGGTTTATGTGTTACTTAATTTTTTACTTCTAATCTCCTCTTTCTGTGATTTTTTTCTTTCTAAGATTGCATATGAAAAAGAAGCAAAAATAGGAGCTGTTTCAAACCGAGATCTACTCAATGTTACTCAAGAAGCATCCCTAAATAAACAGCCCTCAATTCCCGTCACCTGAAGTGTTTTCTAGGGTTTGTAAGTAGCAATCGCTGGTTGCCGTCACCAGCTTCCACCACCTGGCACCAGAAGTGTTTTCTATGGTCTGTTATTGTTTCATTTGTTCAATTTAGGGTGTTTGTTCTGCTCGATTTAGGTGAGTTTACATTCATATAAATAATTTGTTAATCTTGAATTTTTCAATAATTTGTTAAATTTTGGGTGTTTGTTCTGCTCTGTATTCCCAAAATCTGTTTCACTGATATTAGGGTTTTTTCTTCCATTTACAATCGGTTCAAGATTTGGCCAGGTTTCAATCGATTAAACCATCAACATCGTCGTTGTAGCCACCGTCGTCTCTTATACTAATTAGTTTCTCATCAGTTTGTTTAAAAGGTAATATTTTTTCAGTTCCGATTTTTTATTTCTAGCCCGCTTTTAACATTCAACTTCTTTACTGCAAGTATTCCAAGGCATTTTGATTTGGTAAGTTGTTCTACAAATCTATTGTTGTATAATGAGTATAaactgtttgatgaaatgtctgaatGAAAAAATATTGTAAATCAATAAGTTTCATGTCATCTTGCTCATTCATTTTTGATTCCATACTAAAAAGAATTTGTTTATTCAAGTGAATGTATATCTATAGATAATGCATTGATTGTGTAAGATCTGGAGCGTCTAAAGGAATGTACAGGCATGATTCTCATTGAGGTACGAAGAAATTGTATTAATTGTTAAAATTTGACACACTTTTAAGCACACCATATCGAACATTACGTACAATTTTGATACTCATTATACTTGCCAAATGATATTTTAATATTCTTCTCTTTAAGTATGAGAAATAACTAAAAATGATTCTTGACAAATGCTTCTGATCCAGAGTGGGAGACAAAGTACCAAAAACATAAGATCAGGAGTCCTCATAGATAGATTGAAATATGAATTCAAGCTGTTTATAACATAATAGAAGAACAAAAGCATAGAGGATTAAGTAATTCTGATATTTTATTTACAAAAATTTACTTAGTACAACTATGTTCATCTGATTTTTGTTTAATGGTGCATCAAAACTTGCCAATGATTTAAAGATTTTTTTATTGGtctgattttatactttcatgagCAAGCTAAAGCAGGAGCAATATGatttaaagattttttttatttgtttgctTTTTGTTACTTTCCCATTGATTAGAAGTgtttttttatataatcaatatGAAATTTTTATGCATTCATATTTTTTAAGGCCAAAAAAGATATTATTACTGTACTCAATTTTTACAACAGGAGGAGCATTATAAAGCCCAAAATACGGGAAAGCAAACAAGATGCTTCTTTCAGGCGTATTGGAAATCGGCCACCGTCATGACAGTGCGGGATGCTTTCAGGAGGTTTGTGCCTTTTCTGGTACTCAATTTTTACAACAGGAGGAGCATTATAAAGTCCAAAATACGGGAAAGCAAACAAGATGCTTCTTTCAGGCGTATTGGAAATCGGCCACCGTCATGACAGTGCGGGATGCTTTCAGGAGGTTTGTGCCTTTTCTGACTTACCTTGGTCTTCAACATGATAGTGCATGATGGTAACTTGAATTAATATAGTAGCATAACAAGTAATAAGGAGTTGAACATGAAATTATAGCTTGTGTACCTTTGATATCTCACGATCATCAAACAAGCTGTAATTTGAGTTTCTATGCTCTAGGGTAGTAAAAAGGATAAGAATTATACATCTATGATTAGGGTTTATTTACATTATTGCTTGGCCCATAACAAGAAACACATGCTTGTGAAAGTAATGCCATCTAAGCTTAGCGCTTTATGATGCCTATATAACGTAAAGTTTTATTATGATGCACAAATACAAGTATATCACATTAATTTGATCAAAGAGTTAGAAATAGTATTGTTTTAATTATTTCAGAAGTTATTTGAATtgaaatatattacagtaatttgTATAATGTGCTTTTGCATGTCCATTGGTATAGGGACTAAATGTTTGAGAGGAATGGTGTTAAATTGCTTAAATTGGTGGTTAACACAATTCAAGTTAAAGTGCATGTGGCACTCGGTCTTTAATGGAGTTGGTGGATGTAGCGGTCAATGTAGATTCATAGTAATATACTCTCATCCTTTTGTAAAAATCCTATCATTATGTAAACTATTACGTAGTAGCTTTTAACAATTCTTTTTAAAAAATCCGTGTATCCACGGGTCTCTTCACTAGTTAAGGAAGCGTTTTGGAAGTGTAAAAGCACTGGGACCTGACAGGTTCACTTTTTTATTTATAAAGACATATTGGGATATATTAAAACGCGATCTAATTCAGTCGATTATAAATTGTTTTAGAGATAAAAAGTTTCCTAATGGTTCATCTTCGGCATTCATAACTCTCATTCCAAAAGTGGATAATCCGACTTTAATTAAAGATTTTCGTCGTATATCTTTGATTGGTGTGTTTTATAAAATAATGGCGAAGTTACTTGCTAATCGATTATCCAATGTAATCGATCAAATCATTAGTATGGAACAGTGGGTTATATAGCGGGTCGTCAAGTACTTGATAGACCGTTAGTTCTTAGTGAGGTGTTGGATTAGTACAAGTTTAAGAAGAAAAAACACATGTTATTCAAGGTAGATTTTGAAATGGCATATGATTCAGTGAGTTAAAATATCTTGATAATATGCTTGTAAAATTTAGGTTCGGTGACATATGGAGATGTTGGATTCATATGTGTTTAAAGTCGGCTCGAACTTCAGTTTTGATTAATGGTAGTCCGGCTAATGAGTTTGGTCTTAAAAGTGGGCTTCGACAAGGTGACCCATTAAATTCTTTTTTGTTTATTATCATCATGGAAGGTTTACATATGGACTTATAGGCGGCAACCGATTCAAATCTTATAAAGGGTGCTTGTGTTGGTGATTTGAATTATAAGGTATCCCATTTATTTTATGCGGATGATGCGTTAATTATTTATGAATGGCATAAAGAATCGATCAGAAACATTATGTGCATTCTAAATATTTTTTACATGGCTCCTGGTCTTCGAATTATTTATGGAGGTCAACTTGTTTGCTACTCCTCTTGGTTGTAGCCAGGGTATTTTACCTTTCAAATATTTTGGGTTACCGATGGGTGCCAATATGAACTTGCTAATTAATTGGAAGTCTCTTATTGGAAGGTTTCGAAAAAGGTTCGAATTAATGTTATGAAGTCTAATGTATATGGGATTAGAGTTCGGAATGTGGAGGTCAACTTGTTTGCTACTCCTCTTGGTTGTAGCCAGGGTATTTTACCTTTCAAATATTTTGGGTTACCGATGGGTGCCAATATGAACTTGCTAATTAATTGGAAGTCTCTTATTGGAAGGTTTCGAAaaaggttatcgttttgaaaagaaaacatgttatCAATTGGAGAAAGGGTAACTCTCATTAAATCCGTTCTTAGAGTCTTGGGATTTATTATTTATCTTTGTTTAAATGCCCGGAATGAATTATAAATGAGTTGGAAAAAATCCGTAGCTCATTTTTTTTTTTAGGGGAAAGAAGATAGTAACAAGAAGACGCATTGGGTCAAATGGGATAGTGATATGTCTTCATTTCAAAAGGTGGTTCGGGAATTGATAGCCTTAAAATTTTCAATTTAGCTTTATTATTCAAATGAATTTGGAGATTTAAATCAACTTCAAGAGGTATTTGGGTGCATGTTATTAAAGTCATTTATGGTTTAAATGGGAGAATAGGTGATAATAGTACACGAGCTACTGGTGTGTGGAATTCTATGCATAAAGTTTATGACAAGGCACTAAACAAAGGTTTGATTGCTACAAATCCTAATAAGTTTAACATTGGTGATGGTCTAAATACTCCTTTTTAGAAGGATACATGGATCGGAAATGAGCCTTTTTGTATTGGATCTAATAGGGTATTCCATTTAGGTATAAATCGCGACTGTTTTGCGGCTGATATATTTGATAATGGTTAATGGAAGCGGGCGTGGAATAGGGATTCTATTGGGGGTTGAAACCATCAGCTTTCACTAGAATTAAATGAGTTGTTATGTAATACTGCTCTTTTGTaaaccttgtgttgtagctcatgcgGTACTGgcatgcctctcttagcgagaggtcaggagttcgacccctgtgaggtgcaacattgcacacaaggtttccCCCTTACCCTAGAATTCCACCCAAGGGTgtcttccgcacatcgcgttgcaggggtagtgggggagggggttttaccgctCATGCTCTCGGATTGGGCCGAATTTCCTCCTGGGCAACAGTTGGGGCGGGTTATACAATTGTGGGAGATGAACGTGTGGTTAGTTAAGTCCCCCTGGGTGATCTCGTACTCGTACTGATGTTCAAAAAACAATATTGCTCTTTCGAATGTAAAGGATACTCCACGTTGGAAACTGTGTTCGAATGGTGTGTTTAATGTTGCTGAAACCAGAAAAGTGATCAATGACGAGCTACTCCCTACTTCTCATTTAAGTACAAGATGGTGCAAGATTATTCCAAGAAAGGTTAATATTTTTGTTTGACGTTTAGCAATTGACAGGGCCCCCTACTCGTATTAATCTTCTTAACAGAGGGATAAATATTATTGATATCGGCTTTCCTCATTGTAATTTGGGGTTAGAAGATATGTCATTTAATGTTCAATTGCATTCTTGTAAAAGAAATTTGGAACACAGCTTTTTTTGTGGACTCAACTTGGAGATTTGGATAGATATTCATCATGGGCCGACTTAATGGGCTGGTATGATCAGTGGGCAGCTCCTACAAACATCAAGAATAGGGTGTATATCATAGTGAATGCTATACTCTGGGTGCTTTGGCGATTCCGTAATGGTGTGATCTTTTCGACCAATCGGACGAAAAAATATGAGATCTTGGATTAGATTATAGACTTCTCTTATTTTTGGTTATTAAGTAGATGTAAAGATTTCGTAACTTGAAACAACTGGCTTTTAAAGCCATTGTAATTGTACAGATATGCAGTAAGTATAGACGTATAAAGTTAAGGAATAAAGTTAAAGCCATTGTAACTTGGAACAAGGGGGATGCACAGATATGCAGTAACTATAGAGGTGTAAAGTTACTCAGCCATAGATGAAGCTTTGGGATATAGTG comes from Rutidosis leptorrhynchoides isolate AG116_Rl617_1_P2 chromosome 4, CSIRO_AGI_Rlap_v1, whole genome shotgun sequence and encodes:
- the LOC139841285 gene encoding uncharacterized protein, yielding MSSSDEESLVNAMKNIFAYRNNVVIPREVEEQNEAQSSRRKGRYIYRDRVEAHNRLMKDYFVQDPKYPPEYFKRRYRISQSLLEKIIEGILSYSTRPDAPEYFTYFQQRPDARGVLGVSTILKVTSAIRQLTYGDSPDLFDEYLQISERTSRESLQNFTRCIIDLYANVYMREPTEDDIRRFYHKHEELHGFPGMLGSIDCMYWAWGKCPNAWKGQFTRGNHGYPTIMLEAVA
- the LOC139841286 gene encoding uncharacterized protein is translated as MAGSNNDLNVLNASPLFDSLLTDTAPQVPYEIGDIDFDRAYYLADGIYPSCASFVKGFSSVVDAKRKYFTKKQSAARKDVERTFGILQSRWGILRQPARGYSVNTIERIMYGCLILHNMIIEDNGFNIAENKSYYLPVNNLQGSTWYKRCDVYAEKTKELRDKDEHEYLRHTLVSHLCHNRDDEIVNEL